In one Nicotiana sylvestris chromosome 8, ASM39365v2, whole genome shotgun sequence genomic region, the following are encoded:
- the LOC104214487 gene encoding uncharacterized protein → MGCCLSQLAAKFAFFPPSPATYQVKKRDDGRLVAVSTTSNMPIDDPSLDVLLVDTKRGNKIVAFYFKNPYAKLTILYSHGNAADLGQLYDLFLQLKANLRVNLMGYDYSGYGASSGKPSEFDTYADIEAVYECLQTEYGISQEDLILYGQSVGSGPTLHLAAKLPRLRGVVLHSGILSGLRVLCHANFTFCFDIYKNLNKIQKVKSPVLVIHGTEDDVVNWLHGNGLWKMARDPYEPLWVKGGGHCNLELYPDYIRHLCRFIQEMECMTTEIRLKKIRQTLRLPKRSDTTISTNCCCQVKCRLPNCLSCSKLSCTKCCLWPKWQLKCLSCRKPGCLKCSCTLPKCSCACPECSCGCPKCSCTCPKCSCTCPKCCCWSVKCSCW, encoded by the exons ATGGGTTGTTGTTTATCTCAATTAGCAGCCAAATTTGCCTTCTTTCCTCCATCACCAGCTACATATCAAGTGAAAAAGAGAGACGATGGAAGGCTAGTTGCTGTTTCAACAACATCAAATATGCCTATTGATGACCCTTCACTTGATGTTCTTCTTGTTGATACCAAAAGAGGCAATAAGATTGTAGCTTTTTACTTTAAAAACCCATATGCTAAGCTCACCATTCTTTACTCTCATGGCAATGCTGCTGATCTGGGCCAGCTCTATGACCTGTTTCTTCAGCTTAAAGCTAATCTCAGAGTCAACCTTATGGG ATATGACTATTCTGGCTATGGAGCATCTTCAGGGAAG CCAAGCGAATTTGATACATACGCGGACATAGAAGCGGTGTATGAGTGCCTTCAAACAGAGTATGGAATTAGCCAGGAAGATTTGATTCTCTATGGGCAATCTGTCGGAAGTGGCCCAACATTACACTTGGCAGCTAAATTGCCACGGTTGAGAGGTGTGGTTCTGCACAGTGGCATTCTTTCAGGCCTTCGTGTGCTTTGCCATGCAAACTTCACTTTTTGCTTTGACATTTACAAG AATTTAAACAAGATTCAGAAGGTGAAAAGCCCTGTGCTTGTTATACAT GGCACAGAGGATGATGTTGTAAATTGGCTACATGGTAATGGACTTTGGAAAATGGCTAGGGATCCATATGAACCCTTATGGGTCAAAGGGGGAGGCCACTGCAACTTGGAACTCTACCCAGATTACATCCGCCACCTTTGCAGGTTTATTCAAGAAATGGAGTGCATGACCACTGAAATTAGGCTTAAAAAGATCAGACAAACTCTACGTCTGCCGAAGAGATCAGATACAACCATTTCTACCAACTGCTGTTGTCAAGTTAAATGCAGACTACCTAATTGTCTAAGTTGCTCAAAACTGAGCTGcactaaatgttgtctttggcCCAAATGGCAACTCAAATGCTTGTCCTGTCGTAAACCTGGCTGCCTCAAATGTTCCTGCACGTTGCCAAAGTGTTCATGCGCGTGCCCAGAATGTTCATGTGGATGCCCAAAGTGTTCGTGCACGTGCCCTAAATGCTCATGCACATGTCCAAAATGCTGTTGTTGGAGTGTAAAATGTTCGTGTTGGTAA